In one Clostridia bacterium genomic region, the following are encoded:
- the vsr gene encoding DNA mismatch endonuclease Vsr, which translates to MTDVHSRAQRSRNMAAIRAKNTKPEVRVRSILHSMGYRFSLHRRDLPGKPDIVLPKYQTVVFVHGCFWHCHNCRYGTVKPATRANFWRLKRGGNVARDKRNEAALISKGWKVMVVWECETRSSEDIASLLRRRGLPPRT; encoded by the coding sequence ATGACTGATGTACATTCGCGCGCACAGCGCAGTCGGAACATGGCTGCGATTCGTGCAAAGAATACTAAGCCCGAAGTGCGCGTCCGTTCGATACTCCACTCGATGGGATACCGGTTTTCTCTTCATAGAAGAGATCTTCCGGGTAAACCGGACATCGTTCTGCCCAAGTACCAGACCGTTGTATTCGTGCACGGCTGTTTCTGGCACTGCCACAATTGCCGATACGGTACCGTCAAACCTGCTACTCGTGCCAATTTCTGGCGCCTAAAAAGAGGCGGGAACGTAGCTCGCGACAAGCGGAATGAAGCTGCACTGATCTCAAAAGGGTGGAAAGTAATGGTTGTCTGGGAATGTGAGACCCGCAGTTCGGAGGATATCGCGAGTCTTCTTCGTCGCCGCGGCCTTCCACCGAGGACCTAA
- a CDS encoding DUF262 domain-containing protein gives MSGKKKFVNLDAMIPRADFALIESTDLHSTAQIQTLSLRDFQPDSPLLPNLRKPDFQRETNHWTPVQVVSLIRSFFEGDLIPSVILWSSTSSVFVIDGGHRLSALRAWILNDFGDGPLSQQFFGYQITEDQKKAAAETRRLAEKEIGSWQHWSAKNQQPGLPEEERKRVKDLSTRALQVQWVWGDADKAESSFFKINKQGTPLDDVETLLISNRKKPCAIAARSIIRAGMGHKYWSSFPGDARIKIEQKSRELFRILFEPEVNTPIKTLDLPLGGGVGVRAALALLIDFVLLASRNQQGQPVSVGDQPDDLTGDETVHVLEKSLYLAQRITGNDKGSLGLHPAVYFYGPSGRHTAPLFMGMATLIARKLTDNDPKFFPKFTNCRKKLEDGLVEHKQLIAAIIQQTRSAKRYDTVANLFKYLIESYANGINPSEQDLIEQAGVTGKVIVGIEEGKTAKFSEETKSAVFLREALANALRCPICGGYLDPNKSVSYDHKTPVREGGVGTGGNCQLTHPYCNQSVKQ, from the coding sequence ATGTCAGGTAAAAAGAAATTTGTAAATCTCGATGCGATGATCCCCAGAGCAGACTTCGCTCTCATTGAATCCACAGATCTTCATTCGACAGCGCAGATTCAGACGCTCTCGTTGAGGGATTTTCAGCCAGATTCGCCTCTTCTGCCTAATCTACGCAAGCCAGACTTTCAGAGAGAGACAAACCACTGGACACCAGTTCAGGTTGTTTCCTTAATCAGAAGTTTCTTTGAAGGTGATCTCATTCCGTCTGTAATTCTTTGGTCTTCGACATCTTCTGTGTTCGTCATTGATGGCGGACACCGGCTTAGCGCGTTGCGGGCATGGATTCTAAATGACTTTGGCGATGGACCTCTCTCGCAGCAGTTCTTTGGGTATCAGATCACAGAAGACCAGAAAAAGGCGGCGGCGGAGACTCGTCGCTTGGCTGAAAAGGAGATCGGTTCTTGGCAGCATTGGTCTGCCAAAAACCAACAGCCGGGCCTCCCGGAGGAAGAACGTAAGAGGGTCAAGGACCTGAGCACCAGAGCGCTTCAGGTTCAGTGGGTCTGGGGCGACGCAGACAAGGCAGAGTCGTCTTTTTTCAAAATCAACAAGCAGGGGACACCCCTTGACGATGTTGAGACTCTCCTAATCAGCAACAGGAAGAAGCCCTGTGCCATTGCTGCTCGTTCCATAATCCGTGCAGGAATGGGACATAAATACTGGTCCAGTTTCCCTGGAGATGCACGGATCAAGATCGAGCAAAAATCGAGGGAACTTTTCCGAATTTTGTTCGAGCCAGAGGTAAACACACCCATAAAGACACTGGATTTGCCATTGGGGGGCGGTGTCGGTGTTCGTGCGGCACTCGCACTGCTCATTGACTTCGTTCTTCTGGCGAGTCGAAATCAGCAGGGCCAGCCTGTGTCCGTAGGAGATCAACCGGACGATCTGACTGGAGACGAGACAGTTCATGTGCTGGAAAAGTCTCTGTATTTAGCCCAGCGAATTACCGGAAATGACAAGGGAAGCCTTGGGCTCCATCCAGCGGTCTATTTCTATGGCCCCTCCGGGCGGCACACGGCTCCGCTGTTCATGGGCATGGCGACACTAATCGCCCGGAAGCTAACTGACAATGATCCAAAATTCTTTCCGAAATTTACCAATTGCAGGAAGAAGCTTGAAGATGGTCTTGTGGAACACAAGCAACTGATTGCAGCAATCATTCAGCAGACTCGAAGCGCCAAAAGGTACGACACAGTCGCAAATTTGTTCAAATACCTCATCGAGTCTTACGCAAACGGAATCAACCCCAGCGAGCAGGACCTCATTGAGCAAGCTGGTGTCACTGGCAAGGTGATTGTTGGTATCGAAGAAGGAAAGACCGCTAAGTTTTCAGAAGAAACGAAGAGCGCGGTATTTCTTCGCGAGGCTTTAGCAAATGCTTTGCGTTGTCCTATTTGCGGAGGCTATCTTGACCCGAACAAATCAGTCTCTTACGACCACAAGACCCCGGTTCGGGAAGGTGGTGTGGGAACGGGCGGCAACTGTCAACTGACGCACCCTTACTGCAATCAATCGGTAAAACAATGA
- a CDS encoding NERD domain-containing protein: MATMFPKAVPPHVSADPFRSAEIQVFEALESQLGEEFFVFYSRPWLGLSPRGEEIDGEADFVIVHERLGMLCLEVKGGEIEYNAENDRWRTTNRYGFTSVIKDPVYQARTCKHRLLEKMRASKSFSLPHIRARHGVIFPHSEKPADDLGPDRPLTIFCFTDQFAKVGAWVAQRMGIGTPLGAPEQPLTALGVKAFVNSLARSFQLRVPAVVEIRREEKEIDYLSTEQFWILDFLSNHPRCAVSGPAGTGKTVLAIEKAVRCAEYCLETILLCFNRPLANHLKARIGSREHLSVLTFHEFVLKSAQSAGLEVPREIEGVTRDEWALLLMETAKVSDLKIEALIIDEGQDFCAEWWEALETCLEPDSLLYVFYDNQQQLYEMPAAFARLIPQAPFPLTNNLRNSKQIFRVAAPWFGSAAARPLGPDGPPVLWTELDNKQSITKQLSDLVGKLLDSEHIAQSQITILSTMELDSENFRVCEDLKRLKLQQVDKAPQSSVTCSGVRRFKGLDNAVVVLVIPEGTLPEKELLYVGLTRARSLLCIVGRPEILTALKAKSTITKSV, from the coding sequence ATGGCAACGATGTTTCCGAAGGCCGTGCCGCCTCACGTTTCCGCTGACCCATTCAGGTCAGCAGAGATACAGGTGTTCGAGGCATTGGAAAGCCAGCTAGGCGAAGAATTTTTCGTCTTTTATTCACGTCCGTGGCTTGGATTGTCACCTCGAGGCGAGGAAATCGATGGCGAGGCCGATTTTGTTATCGTCCATGAAAGACTCGGCATGCTTTGCCTTGAAGTGAAAGGCGGCGAGATTGAATACAATGCTGAAAACGATCGATGGCGCACAACGAATCGCTACGGCTTTACAAGCGTAATAAAGGATCCGGTGTATCAGGCTCGAACCTGTAAGCATCGACTGCTGGAAAAGATGCGGGCCTCAAAATCCTTCAGCCTTCCTCATATCAGAGCCCGGCACGGCGTGATATTTCCTCATTCAGAAAAGCCTGCAGACGATCTGGGCCCCGATCGGCCGTTAACCATTTTTTGCTTCACTGATCAGTTCGCCAAAGTCGGAGCTTGGGTTGCGCAGAGGATGGGGATTGGAACACCGCTCGGTGCACCGGAACAGCCACTGACAGCCCTTGGGGTCAAAGCTTTTGTCAACTCGCTTGCTCGAAGCTTTCAATTGAGGGTCCCGGCGGTCGTCGAGATTCGGCGTGAAGAAAAAGAGATAGATTATCTTTCGACCGAGCAATTCTGGATTCTTGACTTCCTGTCTAATCATCCGCGTTGCGCGGTCTCAGGGCCTGCTGGAACTGGTAAGACGGTACTTGCAATTGAGAAGGCGGTGCGGTGCGCAGAATATTGCCTTGAGACCATTCTCCTCTGCTTCAATCGGCCGCTCGCTAACCATTTGAAAGCGAGAATAGGGAGTCGAGAACACCTGTCCGTCCTAACGTTCCACGAGTTCGTTCTCAAGTCCGCTCAAAGCGCCGGATTGGAAGTTCCGCGCGAGATCGAGGGAGTTACGAGGGACGAATGGGCGCTCTTGCTGATGGAGACTGCCAAGGTTTCGGATTTGAAAATTGAGGCTCTCATCATCGATGAAGGTCAGGATTTCTGTGCAGAATGGTGGGAAGCACTGGAGACCTGCCTCGAGCCCGATTCGCTCTTGTATGTCTTCTATGATAATCAGCAGCAGCTTTACGAGATGCCTGCTGCATTTGCTCGTCTCATTCCACAAGCACCCTTTCCACTCACAAACAATCTTAGGAATAGTAAACAAATCTTCCGCGTCGCGGCGCCTTGGTTTGGATCGGCTGCCGCACGTCCATTAGGCCCTGACGGTCCACCCGTGCTGTGGACGGAATTGGACAACAAACAGTCAATTACCAAGCAGCTGAGTGACCTTGTCGGAAAGCTGCTCGATTCAGAGCACATCGCCCAATCGCAGATTACGATTCTGAGTACGATGGAGCTGGATTCTGAGAATTTTCGGGTCTGTGAAGACCTGAAGAGGTTGAAGCTTCAGCAAGTCGATAAAGCCCCTCAGAGCTCGGTGACTTGCAGTGGCGTTCGACGTTTCAAGGGGTTGGATAATGCTGTTGTCGTGTTGGTCATTCCGGAAGGCACGTTGCCTGAGAAGGAACTCTTGTATGTGGGGCTAACCAGGGCAAGGTCTCTACTGTGCATCGTGGGAAGGCCCGAAATTCTGACCGCCTTGAAGGCGAAGTCCACCATCACTAAGTCCGTTTAG
- the dcm gene encoding DNA (cytosine-5-)-methyltransferase, whose amino-acid sequence MSSEPVNLLIQARERFTQADLASRLNVSAKTIARWERRETECPLFVEPALRDILRSGARTSAESPKFTFIDLFAGIGGIRSGFESIGGKSVFVSEWNPWAKKTYIENFGAEEPYIGDIVPYAAEEIPDHDVLLAGFPCQPFSIAGVSKMNALGRPHGFECATQGTLFFDVARVIAAKRPKAFLLENVKNLLSHDHGNTFRVIMETLRDELQYQVFAKVVDASHLVPQHRERILIVGFREKTLFTFDDLRLPAKAPVLGSILHPEDGTEEAEEPYTTGPSAKVHSKYVLTDNLWKYLQAYAEKHRKAGNGFGFGLVDRNSVARTLSARYYKDGSEILVSRGKGKNPRRLTPRECARLMGFPDSFRIPVSDTQAYRQFGNSVVVPVIREVARIMEPHILSLKRQEETGVLEMPLFA is encoded by the coding sequence ATGAGTAGCGAACCGGTCAATCTTCTTATTCAAGCGCGCGAGCGATTCACTCAGGCCGATCTCGCCTCTCGACTCAACGTTTCCGCAAAGACCATTGCTCGATGGGAACGGCGTGAGACAGAGTGCCCCCTTTTCGTTGAACCGGCGCTTCGGGATATCTTGAGATCTGGAGCCAGAACCTCTGCAGAGTCACCCAAATTTACTTTCATAGATCTCTTCGCAGGCATTGGCGGCATTCGGTCGGGTTTCGAGTCCATTGGTGGCAAATCTGTTTTTGTAAGTGAGTGGAATCCTTGGGCCAAGAAGACCTATATCGAAAATTTCGGAGCTGAAGAACCGTATATAGGCGATATCGTTCCGTATGCAGCAGAGGAGATACCTGATCACGACGTGCTTTTAGCCGGGTTTCCATGTCAGCCGTTCTCAATTGCGGGCGTGAGCAAGATGAATGCTCTGGGGCGGCCTCATGGGTTTGAGTGCGCAACTCAAGGCACTCTTTTCTTTGACGTCGCGCGAGTGATAGCTGCCAAGCGGCCAAAGGCTTTTTTGCTCGAGAATGTTAAGAACCTGCTCAGCCATGATCACGGAAACACATTCCGGGTCATTATGGAGACGCTCCGCGATGAACTCCAATATCAGGTCTTCGCGAAAGTAGTCGATGCGAGTCATCTTGTGCCGCAGCACCGCGAGCGAATCTTGATTGTCGGATTCCGGGAGAAGACCCTCTTCACCTTCGACGATTTGCGCCTTCCTGCGAAGGCTCCCGTGCTCGGCAGCATATTGCATCCAGAGGATGGCACTGAGGAAGCAGAAGAACCTTACACAACCGGACCAAGCGCGAAAGTTCATTCTAAGTACGTGCTGACCGATAATCTTTGGAAATACCTCCAGGCTTATGCAGAGAAGCATCGAAAGGCCGGCAACGGCTTTGGTTTTGGATTGGTGGATCGGAACTCGGTCGCCCGGACCCTCTCGGCCCGCTACTACAAGGACGGGTCTGAGATCCTAGTCAGCAGAGGGAAGGGAAAGAACCCCCGCAGACTCACCCCTCGCGAGTGCGCCCGACTGATGGGATTCCCAGACAGTTTCCGAATTCCGGTTTCCGATACTCAGGCGTACCGCCAATTCGGCAACAGCGTGGTAGTGCCCGTGATTCGAGAGGTGGCTCGCATAATGGAGCCTCACATCCTTTCGCTTAAGCGGCAGGAGGAAACCGGGGTACTGGAAATGCCCTTGTTCGCGTAG
- a CDS encoding DUF1998 domain-containing protein — MRRGQKVANNQLGKLRRSSVVSTFGPGAIVDFRADGAPVSGVAAGLEAWDERAKPAGLKNKQVITEPRLQRKLKVLGFRLPPVALSDDDPSTLVGVRFPDWLHCPGCHRIRPSLRWGKVMGKAFRFCPDCSNELGGEKRIFVIPVRFVAACEYGHLEEFPWDAWVAHKEGCQNRKNLILKSEAAGLAGLTLRCPSCKASKSMDGIFRKSEFIFPCRGRRPWLSSPEDCNGGRLVAMQRGASNLYFPLTQSALSIPPWSDTLQEMLGTFWGPLVATEPAQRANQIEWLKQTGPLSDIPMSSAEIANALELRIQQLESSSEDLRVDEYLRFSAEPDAFSNSGEFELRAEFPGTLSPWVSKIRRVVRLREVRALTGFTRINPLSSEDTDSKKYVAPIAATPIADLKWLPAIDVRGEGIFVELNRDAIEMWQSQSAIIGKRASQINERFAKLFEERYGKKPKRSVTPKLLLIHTFAHALMRQLSLECGYSSASLRERLYVDDDPAMSGVLIFTATADSDGTLGGLSRQGDSTLLQATIRSAISSLRWCSSDPLCIEGIASLSEATNGAACHSCVLAPETSCEEFNGFLDRALLVGMPDDPKVGFFSSLGAAL; from the coding sequence ATGCGAAGGGGGCAAAAAGTGGCAAATAACCAACTTGGAAAGCTTCGGAGAAGCTCTGTCGTATCAACTTTTGGTCCGGGCGCAATTGTCGATTTCAGAGCAGACGGCGCTCCGGTATCAGGTGTTGCCGCAGGGCTCGAGGCGTGGGACGAACGCGCCAAACCAGCTGGACTTAAAAATAAGCAGGTAATCACAGAGCCGAGACTGCAAAGAAAGCTGAAGGTTCTCGGTTTCCGACTTCCACCAGTGGCACTCTCGGACGACGATCCCTCAACACTAGTGGGAGTACGATTTCCGGACTGGTTGCATTGTCCTGGGTGTCATAGGATCCGCCCTAGCTTAAGATGGGGCAAAGTAATGGGCAAAGCATTTCGTTTTTGCCCTGACTGCAGCAACGAGCTTGGAGGAGAGAAACGAATTTTCGTAATCCCCGTTCGCTTCGTGGCTGCGTGCGAATATGGGCATCTTGAGGAGTTCCCCTGGGACGCATGGGTGGCGCATAAGGAAGGATGCCAAAATCGCAAGAATCTGATTTTGAAGTCCGAAGCTGCTGGATTGGCAGGCCTGACTCTTCGTTGTCCGAGCTGTAAAGCCAGTAAGAGCATGGATGGTATTTTCCGGAAATCGGAATTTATCTTTCCATGCCGAGGGAGACGGCCGTGGTTGTCCAGTCCAGAGGATTGCAATGGCGGCCGACTCGTAGCCATGCAACGCGGCGCCTCGAATCTGTATTTCCCACTTACACAGTCCGCGCTCAGCATTCCCCCGTGGTCCGATACTTTGCAAGAAATGCTCGGAACATTTTGGGGACCTCTGGTAGCTACCGAACCTGCACAGCGCGCCAATCAGATTGAGTGGCTAAAACAAACCGGACCGCTGTCAGATATCCCGATGTCATCCGCTGAGATTGCGAATGCGCTGGAACTCCGAATTCAACAACTGGAGAGCAGCTCTGAAGACCTTCGAGTGGACGAATACTTGCGGTTTTCCGCAGAGCCCGATGCTTTTAGCAATTCAGGAGAATTCGAGTTACGTGCGGAGTTCCCGGGAACGCTGAGCCCTTGGGTGAGCAAAATTCGTAGGGTAGTCCGATTGCGCGAAGTACGAGCGCTAACTGGATTCACGCGCATCAATCCACTGTCTTCTGAAGATACCGATAGCAAGAAGTATGTTGCGCCAATCGCGGCCACCCCCATCGCTGATTTGAAGTGGCTCCCCGCCATAGATGTCAGAGGTGAAGGGATTTTTGTTGAGCTAAACCGAGACGCAATCGAAATGTGGCAGAGCCAGAGCGCGATTATTGGGAAGCGTGCCTCGCAGATAAATGAGAGATTTGCCAAACTCTTTGAAGAGCGATACGGGAAGAAGCCTAAGCGCTCTGTTACACCGAAACTGCTGCTAATCCATACATTTGCGCACGCACTGATGCGCCAACTAAGTCTTGAGTGTGGGTACTCAAGTGCCTCCCTGCGAGAGCGCCTTTACGTGGACGATGACCCAGCAATGAGTGGGGTTTTGATCTTTACAGCAACGGCAGATTCCGACGGAACTTTAGGTGGCCTTTCCCGACAAGGTGATTCAACGCTGTTACAAGCGACTATCAGGTCGGCGATATCGTCATTGCGCTGGTGCTCGTCTGACCCATTGTGCATTGAAGGTATTGCCTCACTCTCGGAAGCAACTAACGGCGCCGCTTGTCATTCCTGTGTTCTGGCCCCGGAAACGTCCTGTGAGGAATTTAATGGCTTTCTTGACCGAGCTCTACTAGTCGGAATGCCTGATGACCCTAAGGTTGGCTTCTTTTCTTCGTTGGGAGCTGCACTCTGA
- a CDS encoding type II restriction endonuclease encodes MKQGYLSEFFSGVAIKSLSAVEADTARSNQHEFNGVADLIRLFGRAETKQIYKTRFIYLNDGDDEPVVDDATLTWYDAREKHPTRSEHRLYFPTTRVSLCAAEGDLLVIGRRQDDSVLVIIAQGGSTIANQVQWLFSVTPAQHHGFSVREELETEQDRVQFASTFILEQIGIVVETTEENYLDTMLQKFGRAFPITRDFSAYARSTLKDINAVEDPDGALMAWMEREEILFRTLEKHLLADRLSKGFVNDVDGFLEFSLSVQNRRKSRVGRALENHLEVVFSVNGIRYDRSAVTEGKSRPDFLFPGAAQYHDDSFSSVHLTMLGVKTTCKDRWRQVLSEARRIDRKHLLTLEAAISHFQTDEMIANNLQIVVPRILHATYSPQQAAVILDVAAFTRIVKDRQAGTRA; translated from the coding sequence ATGAAACAAGGTTATCTGTCGGAATTTTTCTCCGGTGTTGCCATCAAGTCTCTGAGTGCCGTTGAAGCTGACACGGCGCGAAGCAATCAACACGAGTTTAACGGTGTTGCGGACCTAATTCGGTTGTTTGGACGCGCGGAGACGAAGCAGATTTACAAAACTCGTTTCATCTACCTAAATGATGGGGACGATGAGCCAGTAGTCGACGACGCAACTCTGACCTGGTATGATGCGCGCGAAAAGCATCCCACCCGTTCCGAACATCGCCTTTACTTTCCCACCACTCGGGTGTCGCTATGCGCTGCAGAAGGCGACCTGCTTGTAATCGGCAGACGGCAGGACGATTCTGTACTTGTCATCATTGCCCAAGGCGGCTCCACTATTGCGAACCAGGTTCAGTGGCTGTTCAGCGTCACGCCTGCTCAACATCATGGCTTCTCTGTCCGCGAGGAGTTAGAAACCGAGCAGGACCGGGTACAGTTCGCCTCAACTTTTATCCTTGAACAGATTGGAATTGTTGTCGAGACGACGGAAGAGAACTACCTCGACACAATGCTGCAGAAGTTTGGCCGTGCATTTCCGATTACGAGGGACTTTTCTGCCTACGCGCGCTCAACACTGAAGGACATCAATGCGGTCGAGGATCCCGATGGTGCACTGATGGCGTGGATGGAGCGCGAGGAGATACTTTTCCGAACCTTGGAGAAACACCTCCTTGCCGACCGACTCTCAAAAGGATTTGTAAACGACGTGGACGGATTTCTTGAGTTCTCACTTTCCGTCCAGAATAGACGGAAGAGCAGAGTTGGGCGTGCACTGGAAAATCATCTCGAGGTCGTTTTCTCGGTGAATGGTATCCGGTATGACCGCTCTGCAGTTACCGAGGGAAAGTCGCGGCCTGATTTCCTTTTTCCTGGGGCTGCGCAGTACCACGACGACTCGTTTAGCTCAGTCCACCTGACGATGCTCGGCGTTAAGACTACCTGCAAAGACCGGTGGAGACAGGTATTGTCGGAAGCGCGGAGGATTGACCGAAAACACCTCCTCACTCTGGAAGCAGCAATCAGCCATTTTCAGACCGATGAGATGATCGCAAACAATCTTCAAATAGTTGTCCCACGGATTCTGCATGCTACCTATTCCCCACAGCAGGCTGCAGTCATACTCGATGTCGCTGCATTTACCAGAATCGTGAAGGACCGCCAAGCAGGAACTCGGGCATAA